Proteins encoded within one genomic window of Pseudalkalibacillus sp. SCS-8:
- a CDS encoding MGMT family protein codes for MTYGQIAKLAGSPKGARQVVRVLHTMSKPYDLPWHRVINSKGEISIQDEVLASLQKQKLHQEGVPTTSPLKIDLKHYQHHPEEWIDDVNII; via the coding sequence ATGACATACGGACAAATTGCAAAGTTGGCAGGGAGTCCAAAAGGAGCAAGGCAAGTCGTTCGTGTCTTGCATACGATGAGTAAACCTTATGATTTACCCTGGCACCGGGTGATCAATTCGAAGGGCGAGATTTCAATTCAAGATGAAGTCCTAGCCTCACTCCAAAAACAAAAACTCCATCAAGAAGGCGTGCCAACGACCTCACCGTTAAAAATTGATTTAAAGCATTATCAGCACCATCCAGAAGAATGGATTGATGATGTTAACATCATATGA
- a CDS encoding superoxide dismutase family protein, with protein sequence MKRSLWIFFLVMFVVLLAACGSDTSDDAQNDEENPSLSGNENEGNVKDEVVPISVDLKNSDGDNIGTVDLEQQFEGVKITVEASNLSPGKHGFHIHEKGVCEAPDFKSAGGHFNPDDVSHGTEHGEEAHAGDLPNLSVDENGEVQEEFVAEKVTLKSGEPNSLIGSNGTAFIIHKKADDNKSQPSGDAGDRVACGVISEMK encoded by the coding sequence ATGAAGCGCTCGTTATGGATTTTCTTTCTTGTCATGTTCGTTGTTTTATTAGCTGCCTGCGGATCTGATACGTCTGATGATGCTCAAAATGATGAAGAAAACCCATCATTAAGCGGGAACGAAAATGAAGGTAATGTGAAGGATGAAGTCGTCCCAATAAGTGTGGATCTGAAAAACAGTGACGGTGATAATATCGGTACGGTTGATCTCGAGCAACAATTCGAAGGCGTAAAGATCACGGTTGAAGCGTCAAATCTATCTCCGGGAAAACATGGATTCCATATTCATGAGAAAGGTGTTTGTGAAGCTCCAGATTTCAAATCGGCTGGAGGACATTTCAATCCGGATGATGTGAGTCATGGGACTGAACATGGTGAAGAAGCACATGCAGGAGACCTGCCAAATCTTTCAGTTGACGAAAACGGTGAAGTACAAGAAGAGTTTGTTGCTGAAAAGGTAACGCTAAAAAGCGGGGAACCGAACTCCTTGATAGGCTCAAATGGGACAGCCTTCATCATTCACAAGAAGGCGGACGACAATAAATCACAGCCCTCAGGTGATGCAGGTGACCGTGTAGCATGCGGTGTCATAAGCGAAATGAAATAA
- a CDS encoding HAD family hydrolase translates to MKAAIFDFDGTLADTLPLCFHSFNRVFYHFDQKDFTSDEIKEMFGPPETDIIRNQLKSDDHEDAIEMYYEEYMSKHSDFVQFHEELHHLLTQLKREGIKLGIVTGKSRRSLKISMDELRMNEFFDITITGDEVENPKPHPEGVIQALRDLNIKKEDAVFLGDSDADIEAGKRAGLYTIGVKWLPNTQVTEFAVKPDHVMQDVNEFMNLDLLQKK, encoded by the coding sequence ATGAAAGCAGCCATTTTTGATTTTGATGGGACCCTGGCAGATACCTTGCCCTTATGTTTCCATTCTTTCAATCGTGTGTTTTATCATTTCGATCAGAAGGACTTTACGTCCGATGAAATAAAGGAGATGTTCGGTCCTCCTGAAACGGATATCATACGAAACCAATTGAAGAGTGACGATCATGAAGATGCGATTGAAATGTATTATGAGGAATATATGAGTAAACACTCAGACTTTGTTCAATTCCATGAAGAGTTGCATCACCTGTTAACACAACTCAAGCGTGAAGGTATAAAGCTTGGAATTGTCACAGGAAAATCTCGTAGAAGTCTCAAAATATCCATGGATGAACTACGAATGAATGAATTCTTTGATATAACGATAACGGGAGATGAAGTCGAGAACCCAAAGCCTCATCCAGAGGGTGTTATTCAAGCATTGAGAGACCTGAATATCAAGAAAGAAGATGCTGTTTTTCTAGGAGATAGTGATGCGGATATTGAAGCCGGGAAACGAGCAGGTCTTTACACAATCGGCGTAAAATGGTTACCGAACACACAAGTTACCGAGTTTGCGGTAAAACCGGATCATGTCATGCAGGATGTCAATGAATTCATGAACCTGGATTTGCTCCAGAAAAAATAA
- a CDS encoding DinB family protein: MQTLFEYNWQVRNEWFEWCKQVPENELRAERTGGVGSIIRTLYHVVDVEYSWIQLLQGKPDIKEAYDRYDTLQKVIDLSNEFHPEVEAYIRSWSSQMENELDHRFNKYKKGEVLRHIIAHEIHHIGQLSIWSRELGKKPVSASLIDRGLVISN; encoded by the coding sequence ATGCAAACTTTATTTGAATACAATTGGCAGGTCCGTAATGAATGGTTTGAATGGTGCAAACAAGTACCTGAGAATGAATTACGAGCGGAACGTACTGGTGGGGTAGGAAGCATCATTCGGACGTTATATCACGTTGTCGATGTCGAATACAGCTGGATACAGCTTCTACAAGGAAAGCCAGACATAAAAGAAGCTTATGACCGTTATGACACGCTTCAAAAGGTCATTGACTTGTCAAATGAATTTCATCCGGAAGTTGAAGCGTATATTCGAAGCTGGAGTAGTCAAATGGAAAACGAGCTTGATCACCGATTTAACAAGTACAAAAAAGGTGAAGTGCTCAGACACATCATTGCACATGAGATCCATCATATTGGACAACTTTCCATCTGGTCAAGAGAACTAGGGAAGAAGCCTGTTTCGGCTAGTCTGATTGACCGAGGTCTCGTCATATCCAATTAG
- a CDS encoding NRDE family protein — MCVLFFAFKVHDDYPLIVAANRDEFYERPTAPLHFWEDDPSILAGRDLKEMGTWMGISKQGRFAALTNFRDPSESTENKRSRGELVSDFLQNGEEPLEFLKQKQLERHEYRGYNLIVGNSEVLFYYSNVQNEIRKLQRGIYGLSNHFLDTPWPKVMKGKEDMERCLSGTTVIDQECLFNILDNRDPAEQHRLPDTGIGLEWEKKLSPIFIETEKYGTRSSTVLTVKSDRHVNVTERSVKDNHLNTERFTFRIE, encoded by the coding sequence ATGTGTGTCTTATTTTTCGCATTTAAGGTCCATGACGATTATCCGTTGATTGTTGCGGCGAATCGTGATGAATTCTATGAAAGACCTACTGCACCGCTGCATTTCTGGGAAGACGATCCTTCGATCCTTGCAGGGCGGGACCTGAAAGAAATGGGAACCTGGATGGGCATCTCCAAACAAGGAAGGTTTGCTGCGTTGACGAATTTCAGGGATCCTAGTGAATCGACAGAAAATAAACGTTCAAGAGGAGAACTTGTGTCTGACTTTCTCCAAAATGGAGAGGAGCCACTGGAGTTCCTTAAACAAAAGCAACTGGAGCGTCACGAATACCGGGGATACAACCTCATTGTCGGAAACAGCGAAGTACTCTTTTATTACTCGAATGTTCAAAATGAGATTCGAAAGCTTCAGCGAGGTATTTATGGTTTGAGTAATCACTTCCTTGATACACCATGGCCTAAAGTCATGAAAGGCAAGGAAGATATGGAGCGATGTCTTTCAGGTACAACCGTTATTGATCAAGAATGTTTGTTCAACATCCTAGATAATCGTGATCCTGCTGAACAGCACAGATTACCTGACACAGGTATCGGATTAGAGTGGGAAAAGAAGCTGTCTCCGATCTTCATTGAAACGGAAAAGTATGGGACACGCTCCTCGACGGTCTTGACGGTTAAGTCTGATCGTCATGTAAATGTGACCGAACGAAGTGTAAAAGACAATCATCTGAATACGGAACGATTTACCTTTCGAATTGAATAG
- a CDS encoding DUF2512 family protein: MNIRHVVAVSSKFLIVFCISIATLTPFFGVSIINALWVSAVITAIGYVIGDLYILKKLGNFFATAIDFGFVFIVLWLLAEPIVDTPYNRMLGAGIASFGIAASEFVYHMFIEVTNPLHPSKADVKGHGYAVEVGEEFAPADDKLINESDEDK; this comes from the coding sequence TTGAATATTAGACATGTTGTTGCCGTTTCATCCAAGTTTTTGATCGTGTTTTGTATTTCAATTGCAACGTTAACACCATTCTTTGGTGTCTCCATCATCAACGCCTTATGGGTTTCAGCAGTGATTACAGCAATTGGATATGTAATCGGAGATTTATATATCCTCAAGAAGCTAGGGAACTTTTTTGCTACTGCTATCGACTTCGGATTCGTCTTCATTGTTCTGTGGCTGTTAGCTGAACCGATCGTCGATACCCCTTACAACCGTATGTTGGGTGCTGGAATCGCTTCATTCGGAATAGCGGCTTCTGAGTTCGTCTACCACATGTTCATTGAAGTGACCAACCCGTTGCACCCGTCGAAAGCCGACGTGAAAGGACATGGCTACGCAGTTGAAGTAGGAGAAGAGTTCGCTCCGGCCGATGATAAGTTGATTAACGAAAGTGATGAGGATAAATAA
- a CDS encoding multicopper oxidase, which translates to MKLTPFNTRLPIPKIQRPLYVKNGIAHFEINMKQVFQKLHKDLPDSVVWGYQGRYPGPTFEVNKGERIRVKWLNMLPDEHILPLDHTVHGAGQDVPNVRTVVHLHGARVNPESDGYPDAWFTNNFKEVGPFFVQETYDYPNDMEATLLWYHDHAIGITRLNIYAGLAGLYIIRDDNEKRLKLPEGEYEIPLLIQDRSFNSDGTLYYPAKPDDEQTNVFPSVVPEFFGETNLVNGVVWPYFEVEPRMYRFRIVNGSNARFYRISLSNRHKFHQIGTDGGLIDHPIELNEFLLAPAERIDLIIDFAKLNGQTIIMKNQAPAPFPDGNMPDPTTTGQIMAFKVIKPLKGEEDTVLPDQLNTINYLKESQASIIRPLTLVHTKDAYGRPLMLLDGKRWDDPISENPQLGAIEIWSLINLTDDTHPIHLHLIQFQILDRQPFDADHYKETGSLKFTGERREPAPYERGWKDTVSANPGEVTRIIGKFQPYTGRYVWHCHMLEHEDQEMMRPYEVIPKKNIIEKLFSKNKH; encoded by the coding sequence ATGAAGCTCACCCCTTTCAATACCAGGCTACCGATACCTAAAATTCAAAGACCTTTGTACGTTAAAAACGGAATCGCTCATTTTGAAATCAATATGAAGCAAGTATTCCAAAAGCTTCATAAAGACTTGCCTGATTCAGTGGTATGGGGTTATCAAGGACGATATCCAGGACCTACTTTTGAAGTGAACAAGGGAGAGCGTATCCGTGTTAAATGGCTGAACATGCTTCCAGACGAACATATCTTACCGTTGGATCATACAGTCCATGGAGCTGGTCAAGATGTTCCGAATGTAAGGACAGTCGTCCATCTGCATGGTGCACGTGTAAATCCAGAAAGTGATGGCTATCCTGACGCATGGTTCACAAACAATTTTAAGGAAGTCGGTCCATTCTTTGTTCAAGAGACCTATGATTACCCGAATGATATGGAAGCGACCTTGCTTTGGTACCATGATCATGCGATCGGGATTACCAGGCTGAATATATACGCAGGATTAGCAGGCTTGTATATCATCAGAGATGATAATGAAAAACGCCTGAAGCTACCGGAAGGGGAATATGAAATACCGTTATTGATCCAAGACCGGTCGTTCAATTCAGATGGAACGTTATACTACCCTGCAAAGCCCGATGACGAACAGACCAACGTCTTTCCTTCAGTCGTACCCGAGTTTTTTGGGGAAACCAATTTGGTAAATGGGGTTGTCTGGCCCTATTTTGAGGTAGAACCACGGATGTACCGATTCAGGATTGTGAATGGCTCGAATGCCCGGTTTTACAGAATTTCGTTAAGTAATCGGCACAAATTTCATCAAATTGGTACGGATGGTGGGCTGATCGATCACCCAATCGAGCTTAATGAATTTTTGCTCGCCCCAGCAGAACGGATTGACCTGATCATTGATTTTGCAAAATTGAATGGACAGACGATTATCATGAAAAATCAAGCGCCTGCACCTTTCCCGGATGGAAACATGCCCGATCCTACAACAACGGGTCAGATCATGGCATTCAAAGTGATTAAGCCTTTGAAGGGAGAGGAGGACACTGTACTGCCAGATCAACTGAACACAATTAACTATTTGAAGGAGAGCCAAGCGTCCATCATTCGACCTTTAACCTTAGTACACACGAAAGACGCATACGGGCGTCCCCTAATGCTATTGGATGGTAAGCGATGGGATGATCCGATCTCAGAAAACCCACAGCTTGGAGCCATCGAGATCTGGAGCTTGATCAATTTAACTGATGACACACACCCGATCCATTTGCATCTGATCCAGTTTCAAATATTGGATCGGCAGCCTTTTGATGCAGACCATTACAAGGAGACAGGTAGCCTTAAATTTACAGGTGAGAGAAGGGAACCTGCACCATATGAGAGAGGATGGAAGGATACAGTAAGCGCGAATCCTGGGGAAGTGACCCGTATTATTGGAAAGTTTCAGCCGTACACAGGACGGTACGTATGGCACTGTCATATGCTCGAGCATGAAGATCAGGAAATGATGAGACCGTATGAGGTGATCCCGAAGAAAAACATCATCGAAAAACTGTTCTCCAAAAATAAACATTGA
- a CDS encoding GTP-binding protein → MKKIPVTVLSGYLGAGKTTLLNHILKNEENKKIAVIVNDMSEVNIDASMVKKGAFSRTEEKLVELQNGCICCTLREDLIKEVEKLVTLDIDYIVIESTGISEPIPVAQSFTYEDEELGINLSRYCELDTMVTVVDANRFWEDFASGESLLDRHQNLDENDTREVIDLLIDQIEFANVILLNKVDLVSPDDKLELLAVLHKLNPDARIIETSYSNVSLENVLNTGLFDFEKASQGAGWIKELNEEHTPETEEYGISSFVYKRRKPFHPERLTEWLENWPVEVVRAKGFFWLSSRNDTVGLLSQAGTSISIQGAGDWIASYPVEEQKKILMEEEEVRRNWDEAVGDRTQELVFIGINMDKDRIENSLDACLLTEEEMKLEWSLFPDPLPPFTMAVVTE, encoded by the coding sequence ATGAAAAAAATCCCTGTTACTGTTTTAAGTGGATATTTAGGGGCCGGGAAGACAACCTTACTGAACCATATATTGAAAAATGAAGAAAATAAAAAAATTGCGGTTATCGTTAATGACATGAGTGAAGTGAACATTGATGCATCGATGGTAAAAAAGGGCGCATTCAGCAGAACGGAAGAAAAGCTTGTAGAGTTACAAAATGGATGCATCTGCTGCACCTTAAGGGAAGATTTGATTAAAGAGGTTGAAAAATTGGTTACGCTCGATATCGATTATATTGTCATTGAATCCACCGGAATTTCTGAACCCATACCTGTTGCGCAAAGCTTTACATATGAAGATGAAGAATTGGGGATTAATCTATCAAGGTATTGTGAACTTGATACGATGGTGACCGTTGTTGATGCCAATCGCTTTTGGGAAGATTTTGCGAGTGGAGAAAGTCTGCTCGATCGGCATCAAAATCTTGATGAGAACGATACGAGAGAAGTAATTGATCTATTAATTGATCAAATCGAGTTTGCCAATGTCATTTTGTTAAATAAGGTCGATTTAGTCTCACCTGATGATAAACTGGAATTGCTTGCCGTACTTCACAAATTGAATCCCGATGCACGAATTATTGAGACCTCTTACAGCAACGTGTCATTAGAAAATGTGTTGAATACCGGATTATTCGATTTTGAGAAGGCTAGTCAAGGCGCTGGTTGGATTAAGGAACTTAACGAAGAACATACGCCGGAAACAGAAGAATACGGAATTTCATCCTTCGTCTACAAAAGAAGAAAGCCATTTCATCCAGAACGGCTCACAGAGTGGCTTGAAAACTGGCCCGTGGAGGTAGTTCGAGCAAAGGGGTTCTTCTGGTTATCTTCCAGAAATGATACAGTCGGTCTTTTATCTCAAGCAGGAACCTCCATTTCCATTCAAGGTGCGGGAGATTGGATCGCGAGCTATCCTGTGGAAGAACAGAAGAAAATCTTGATGGAAGAGGAAGAAGTAAGACGAAATTGGGATGAGGCAGTGGGAGATCGGACGCAAGAACTCGTATTCATTGGAATCAACATGGATAAAGATCGAATAGAGAATTCTTTAGATGCCTGTCTACTGACAGAAGAGGAAATGAAACTAGAGTGGAGCTTGTTTCCAGACCCTTTACCACCATTTACAATGGCTGTCGTGACTGAATAA
- a CDS encoding sodium:solute symporter family protein — translation MSVEALTLSLVVLTFAIYLYIGWRSKVKDTSNFFVAGNDIPAVANGAAIAADWMSAASFISMAGLISFLGYDGTIYLMGWTGGYVLLALLLAPYLRKFGRYTVPDFIGDRYYSNGARAVAAVATIFISLTYVAGQMRGVGIVFSRYLQVDIIVGVLIGMAIVAFFAVLGGMKGITWTQVVQYSILIVAFLIPAVAISFKLTGNPVPQLALTFSDIAKELSVLQVELGLKEYLAPFQNMSALNVFAVTLALMIGTAGLPHVIIRFYTVKNVRAARWSAGWALLFIALLYTTAPAIGVFAKYNLINSFNDQPINEVRETAWVTKWEETGLLTLDDKNGDGVLAFSSDEAANEVTIDRDIIVLSTPEVAGLAPIVIALVAAGGLAAALSTASGLLLAMSSAVSHDIYFRIYRPNASEQQRLKVGRLMIFLAVIVAGYFGINPPGFVGEVVAFAFGLAAASLFPAILLGIFDRRMNREGAIWGISVGLAFTVIMILLMRSPQIFGTEAPVLESFFGINAQGIGVVGALLNFIISFIVSRRTAAPPEEIQQMVEDIRVPKVMDKTG, via the coding sequence ATGAGTGTAGAAGCCCTTACATTATCCCTCGTCGTCCTAACCTTTGCGATCTATTTATATATTGGTTGGCGTTCAAAGGTGAAAGATACGAGTAACTTTTTCGTTGCCGGTAACGATATCCCTGCAGTCGCTAACGGTGCTGCAATTGCTGCGGACTGGATGTCTGCTGCATCGTTCATTTCAATGGCTGGATTGATATCATTTCTAGGTTATGACGGAACCATTTATTTAATGGGTTGGACGGGTGGTTACGTCCTCCTTGCTCTTTTGTTGGCTCCTTATCTTCGAAAGTTTGGTCGTTATACGGTCCCTGATTTTATCGGTGATCGTTATTACTCAAACGGTGCTCGTGCTGTTGCTGCTGTTGCCACGATTTTCATCTCTCTTACATACGTAGCTGGACAGATGCGTGGTGTAGGAATCGTCTTCAGCCGTTATTTACAAGTGGATATTATCGTCGGGGTATTGATTGGAATGGCGATTGTCGCCTTCTTCGCTGTCCTTGGTGGGATGAAAGGAATTACATGGACTCAGGTCGTGCAGTATTCCATCTTAATCGTAGCGTTTTTGATTCCTGCCGTGGCAATATCCTTCAAATTAACTGGAAATCCAGTTCCTCAATTAGCGTTGACATTCAGTGACATTGCGAAAGAACTAAGTGTGTTGCAGGTGGAGCTTGGATTGAAGGAATATTTGGCTCCGTTCCAAAACATGTCTGCATTGAACGTGTTTGCAGTCACCTTAGCGCTGATGATCGGAACCGCTGGATTACCACATGTCATCATCCGTTTCTATACGGTGAAGAATGTCCGTGCAGCTCGATGGTCTGCAGGCTGGGCTCTGTTGTTCATCGCCTTGCTATATACGACTGCTCCTGCAATCGGAGTATTTGCGAAGTATAACCTGATCAACAGTTTTAATGACCAGCCGATCAATGAAGTTCGTGAAACGGCCTGGGTCACGAAGTGGGAAGAGACGGGACTGCTGACATTGGATGATAAAAATGGAGATGGCGTTCTCGCCTTTTCTTCAGATGAAGCAGCGAATGAAGTGACGATTGATCGCGATATCATTGTCCTTTCAACTCCAGAAGTTGCAGGACTTGCTCCGATCGTCATCGCGTTAGTTGCGGCAGGAGGATTAGCAGCAGCCTTGTCCACCGCTTCTGGATTGTTGCTGGCCATGTCCAGTGCGGTCTCCCATGATATCTATTTCCGGATCTATCGACCGAATGCCAGTGAACAGCAACGCTTGAAGGTCGGCAGGCTGATGATTTTCCTGGCGGTCATTGTTGCTGGTTATTTTGGCATCAATCCGCCAGGTTTTGTTGGAGAAGTTGTTGCCTTCGCTTTCGGCCTTGCAGCCGCAAGCTTATTCCCAGCGATTTTGCTCGGTATCTTCGATCGAAGAATGAATCGTGAAGGTGCGATTTGGGGAATATCAGTCGGTTTAGCATTTACCGTCATTATGATCTTACTGATGCGTTCTCCACAAATCTTCGGTACGGAAGCTCCTGTATTGGAAAGCTTTTTCGGAATCAATGCACAAGGGATCGGTGTAGTTGGTGCCCTCTTGAATTTCATCATCTCATTCATCGTTTCCCGTAGAACGGCAGCTCCACCAGAAGAAATCCAGCAAATGGTGGAAGATATCCGTGTGCCGAAAGTGATGGATAAGACTGGATGA
- a CDS encoding DUF4212 domain-containing protein, with amino-acid sequence MKDIQQDMTKKQHEYWKKNTRLIKVLLVIWALVSLVAAIILAKPLSEVQFFGVPLAFWFAQQGSIIIFLILIFYYAKRMDKLDEEYDVQEVILTKKKTKDKGVST; translated from the coding sequence ATGAAAGATATTCAGCAGGATATGACAAAAAAGCAGCATGAATATTGGAAGAAAAATACGAGACTGATCAAGGTTTTATTAGTGATCTGGGCTCTTGTCTCTCTGGTCGCTGCCATCATTCTTGCCAAACCTCTTAGTGAAGTGCAATTCTTTGGTGTCCCATTAGCCTTTTGGTTTGCTCAACAAGGATCGATCATCATTTTTCTCATTTTGATTTTTTATTATGCCAAACGGATGGATAAGCTTGATGAAGAGTATGACGTACAGGAAGTTATCTTGACGAAGAAGAAAACAAAGGATAAGGGGGTATCGACATGA
- a CDS encoding electron transfer flavoprotein subunit beta/FixA family protein: protein MLHIVACIKQVPDTKIIKMNPKTNTMDRASAPAILNPYDAHAVEEAVRIKKRYGGTVSVLTMGPPPAVKAIKKCIEIGADEGYMISDRKFAGADTLATSYALTKAIDKISKIKPVDLVLCGKMTIDGDTGQVGPGIARRLDIPPLTSVKKVEEVNQVGGYVIIHRKIEDGHEVIQSSLPCLMSVEKEINEVPYSPFPNMLKAARYEPTIWSVEDLEDVDVKQLGLKGSPTIVAKVWAPPKPEGGIMLEGNANEQVKELLSIVLEKRELFQSKGGAS, encoded by the coding sequence ATGCTACATATCGTCGCTTGCATCAAGCAAGTGCCTGATACGAAAATCATCAAGATGAATCCTAAGACAAATACAATGGATCGGGCCAGTGCGCCAGCGATTTTGAACCCATATGATGCACATGCCGTGGAGGAAGCAGTAAGAATAAAGAAGCGATATGGAGGTACGGTGTCCGTATTGACCATGGGACCCCCACCAGCTGTAAAAGCCATCAAGAAATGTATTGAAATCGGCGCTGATGAAGGGTATATGATTTCAGACAGGAAGTTTGCAGGTGCTGATACGTTGGCAACGAGTTATGCATTGACAAAAGCAATTGATAAAATTTCAAAAATCAAACCGGTCGATCTCGTTCTTTGCGGTAAAATGACCATCGACGGTGATACTGGACAAGTTGGTCCCGGCATAGCCCGACGATTGGATATCCCACCATTGACGTCAGTCAAAAAAGTGGAGGAAGTCAATCAAGTTGGTGGGTATGTTATTATCCACCGAAAAATCGAGGATGGACATGAGGTCATCCAGTCGAGTTTACCGTGCTTGATGTCAGTAGAAAAGGAAATCAACGAAGTCCCATATTCACCATTTCCGAATATGCTCAAAGCTGCACGTTACGAACCAACCATTTGGTCCGTTGAAGATTTAGAAGATGTTGATGTTAAACAATTAGGACTGAAGGGTTCACCGACCATCGTCGCTAAGGTATGGGCACCTCCGAAACCTGAAGGCGGAATAATGCTTGAGGGGAATGCAAACGAACAAGTAAAAGAGCTTCTTTCGATCGTTTTAGAAAAGAGAGAACTGTTCCAATCAAAGGGGGGAGCTTCATGA